Proteins encoded by one window of Synechococcus sp. MVIR-18-1:
- the radA gene encoding DNA repair protein RadA — MSRPVSIFVCQSCGAQTRQFFGRCSSCGSWNSLVEQTAPKPDGRRRRAPAESAAAPVARRSTAMADLGDRPIQRLESGYPELDRVLGGGVVPGSLVLVGGDPGIGKSTLLLQSASVMANRLSVLYVSAEESAQQVKLRWLRLGGESEGLQLLAETDLELVLEELEALRPDVAIIDSIQALHDANLSSAPGSVAQVRECAASLQRLAKRQNTALLLVGHVTKEGMLAGPKVLEHLVDAVLTFEGDRFASHRLLRAVKNRFGATHELGVFEMQGQGLVEVNNPSELFLSGDEASGVATIVACEGTRPLVVDLQALVSTTSYASPRRTATGIAVNRLHQILAVLEKHMGLPLSRFDCYLAVAGGLDVEEPAADLGVAAAVVASYRDLILPAGTVLLGELGLGGQLRPVGQLELRLQEAVRLGFRRAVVPKGCGLGKGEASLNLELHEAGSITEALVLALGVNPSDDQA, encoded by the coding sequence GTGTCCCGACCCGTTTCAATCTTCGTTTGCCAGAGCTGTGGTGCGCAGACACGGCAGTTTTTTGGTCGCTGCAGCAGTTGCGGCAGCTGGAATTCTCTGGTCGAACAAACCGCTCCGAAACCCGACGGCCGGCGCAGACGCGCTCCTGCTGAGTCAGCAGCAGCGCCAGTGGCGCGACGTTCCACCGCCATGGCCGATCTGGGTGATCGGCCGATTCAACGCCTTGAGAGCGGTTACCCAGAATTGGATCGAGTCTTGGGCGGTGGCGTTGTACCCGGCTCGCTCGTGCTCGTTGGGGGTGACCCAGGGATCGGCAAAAGCACGCTGCTTCTGCAAAGCGCATCAGTCATGGCGAACCGCCTGTCCGTTTTGTATGTCAGCGCTGAGGAATCAGCCCAGCAAGTGAAGTTGCGCTGGTTGCGTTTGGGTGGAGAGAGCGAGGGGCTCCAACTGCTTGCTGAAACAGATCTGGAGTTGGTGTTGGAAGAGCTCGAGGCTCTACGGCCCGATGTGGCGATCATCGACAGCATTCAGGCGTTGCATGACGCCAACCTGTCGAGCGCTCCGGGATCAGTGGCTCAAGTGCGGGAATGTGCCGCGTCTCTGCAGCGATTAGCCAAGCGACAGAACACGGCTTTGCTGCTTGTCGGCCACGTCACTAAAGAGGGGATGTTGGCAGGACCGAAGGTTCTCGAACATCTGGTAGATGCCGTGCTCACCTTTGAGGGGGATCGTTTTGCCAGTCATCGACTCCTGCGTGCCGTTAAAAATCGTTTTGGCGCTACCCATGAACTTGGCGTGTTTGAAATGCAGGGCCAAGGTCTTGTTGAGGTTAATAACCCGAGCGAGTTATTCCTGAGTGGAGATGAGGCCAGCGGAGTCGCCACGATTGTGGCCTGTGAAGGCACCAGGCCTCTTGTTGTGGATCTGCAGGCTTTGGTCAGTACCACGAGCTATGCGAGCCCCAGAAGGACGGCCACAGGGATTGCTGTGAATCGTTTGCATCAGATCTTGGCGGTGCTGGAAAAGCACATGGGCCTGCCGCTGTCCCGTTTCGACTGTTACCTCGCTGTAGCGGGTGGTCTCGATGTGGAGGAGCCTGCGGCTGATTTGGGCGTAGCTGCAGCTGTAGTTGCGAGTTATCGCGATCTCATCTTGCCGGCAGGCACCGTCCTGCTAGGTGAACTTGGCCTTGGTGGGCAGCTCAGGCCTGTTGGTCAGTTGGAGTTGCGCTTGCAAGAGGCGGTCCGTCTTGGCTTCAGACGAGCGGTGGTTCCGAAAGGGTGCGGACTCGGAAAGGGGGAGGCCAGCTTGAACTTGGAGCTGCACGAAGCTGGTTCGATCACGGAAGCGCTGGTCCTTGCCCTTGGTGT
- the rpaB gene encoding response regulator transcription factor RpaB — MTATAASKETILVVDDEASIRRILETRLSMIGYNVVTACDGTEALESFEKCNPDLVVLDVMMPKLDGYGVCQELRKESDVPIVMLTALGDVADRITGLELGADDYVVKPFSPKELEARIRCVLRRIEKEQVAGIPNSGVIQVADLRIDTNKRQVFRADERIRLTGMEFSLLELLVGRSGEPFSRGEILKDVWGYTPERHVDTRVVDVHISRLRSKLEDDPANPELILTARGTGYLFQRIIDSVAPEGS, encoded by the coding sequence ATGACGGCCACAGCCGCCAGCAAAGAAACCATTCTCGTTGTCGACGACGAGGCCAGTATTCGACGCATTCTGGAAACTCGTCTGTCGATGATTGGTTACAACGTAGTAACCGCCTGCGACGGCACTGAAGCTCTCGAAAGCTTTGAAAAGTGCAATCCAGATCTGGTGGTCTTGGACGTGATGATGCCAAAGCTTGACGGCTACGGCGTCTGCCAAGAGTTGCGCAAGGAGTCGGATGTTCCGATCGTGATGCTCACCGCCTTGGGTGACGTCGCAGACAGAATTACTGGCCTTGAACTCGGTGCTGACGACTATGTCGTCAAACCGTTTAGTCCCAAAGAACTTGAAGCAAGAATCCGCTGCGTTCTTCGCCGAATTGAGAAAGAACAAGTCGCTGGCATCCCCAACTCTGGGGTGATTCAAGTGGCAGATCTACGCATCGACACCAATAAGCGTCAGGTGTTCCGGGCGGATGAACGGATTCGCCTCACCGGAATGGAGTTCAGCCTCCTTGAATTGCTCGTGGGTCGCTCCGGTGAGCCATTCAGCCGCGGAGAGATCTTGAAGGATGTGTGGGGATATACACCTGAACGTCACGTGGACACCAGGGTCGTGGATGTTCATATCTCACGGCTTCGCTCCAAACTCGAAGACGATCCGGCCAATCCCGAGCTAATCCTGACGGCTCGGGGAACCGGTTACTTGTTCCAGCGCATCATCGATTCCGTTGCACCCGAAGGATCCTGA
- the plsX gene encoding phosphate acyltransferase PlsX, whose amino-acid sequence MHPKDPEFSPADEARSKARRSKAVRRLVIWYRRNSAVTSLVDTATTSANAAGNVAESVGSMAGSVVTNAGSMAGQMLQPVMDPLRRLQTTETGDDRLINDSDRLWVAVDGMGGDHSPGQILEGSLQAIDRLPLRIRFVGETNRIMEAAETYGLTEPLNNAINAGHLELIPSGPSVEMHEEATVVRRKRDASVNVAMDLVKRGDALAIYSAGNSGAVMASAIFRLGRLAGIDRPAIGALFPTKDPGQPVLVLDVGANMDCKPTYMHQFALLGNIYCRDVLQVDRPRVGLLNIGEEECKGNELALRTHELLREETRLHFAGNCEGRDVLSGEFDVVVCDGFTGNVLLKFLESVGSVLLGVLRAELPRGRRGKVGSAFLRSNLKRIKKRLDHAEHGGALLLGVNGICVIGHGSSKALSVVSALRLAHSAASHGVMDDLAELSKPAPVKS is encoded by the coding sequence TTGCACCCGAAGGATCCTGAATTCAGCCCGGCCGACGAAGCCCGGAGCAAAGCACGCCGATCCAAGGCGGTGAGAAGACTTGTGATTTGGTATCGGCGCAATAGCGCCGTGACCAGTCTCGTCGACACCGCTACCACCTCTGCCAACGCTGCAGGGAACGTGGCTGAATCGGTCGGATCGATGGCAGGAAGCGTCGTCACCAACGCGGGGAGCATGGCTGGACAGATGCTCCAACCGGTGATGGACCCTCTGCGCCGCCTGCAAACCACAGAGACCGGTGATGACAGACTGATCAATGACAGTGATCGCCTTTGGGTCGCGGTGGATGGGATGGGTGGAGACCATTCCCCTGGGCAGATTCTGGAGGGCTCTCTTCAAGCCATCGATCGGCTTCCTTTGCGGATTCGCTTTGTGGGCGAAACCAACCGGATCATGGAGGCGGCTGAGACCTATGGACTCACAGAACCGCTCAACAACGCGATCAATGCCGGGCACCTGGAGCTGATCCCCAGCGGACCTTCAGTGGAGATGCACGAGGAAGCCACTGTTGTGCGCCGGAAGCGTGATGCCAGCGTCAATGTGGCCATGGATTTAGTGAAACGCGGAGACGCCTTAGCGATTTACTCCGCGGGAAATTCTGGTGCTGTGATGGCTTCGGCCATCTTTCGCCTCGGTCGCCTAGCCGGGATCGATCGACCCGCCATTGGAGCCCTGTTCCCCACCAAGGACCCCGGCCAGCCAGTCCTGGTGCTGGATGTGGGAGCAAATATGGATTGCAAGCCTACCTACATGCATCAATTTGCTTTGCTCGGCAACATTTATTGCCGCGACGTCCTCCAAGTCGATCGCCCTCGCGTTGGCTTACTCAACATTGGCGAAGAGGAATGCAAGGGCAATGAACTAGCTCTACGCACCCACGAATTACTCCGGGAGGAAACCCGTCTTCATTTCGCAGGAAATTGCGAAGGAAGAGATGTTCTATCCGGTGAATTTGATGTGGTGGTTTGCGATGGCTTTACGGGCAATGTGCTGCTGAAATTCCTTGAATCCGTCGGCAGTGTTCTGCTCGGCGTGCTCAGGGCTGAATTACCCAGGGGACGCCGCGGCAAAGTTGGTTCAGCCTTCCTACGCAGCAATCTCAAACGCATCAAAAAACGACTCGACCATGCTGAACATGGCGGAGCTCTTCTCCTTGGGGTGAATGGGATTTGCGTTATTGGTCATGGAAGCAGCAAAGCCCTATCCGTGGTGAGCGCTCTGCGCTTAGCTCACTCCGCTGCAAGTCATGGCGTGATGGACGATCTCGCCGAACTCAGCAAGCCAGCACCTGTCAAAAGCTGA
- a CDS encoding beta-ketoacyl-ACP synthase III, translating into MALVASGSAQANQTISNAALSERVQTSDEWIRTRTGIQSRRVSTPDESLNDLAVRAGQQALAMAQWEPDSLDLVLLATSTPDDLFGSAPRVQAGLKARNAVAFDLTAACSGFLFALVTAAQYLRTGAMQRVLVIGADQLSRFVDWDDRSTCVLFGDGAGAVALEATSTEADGLLGFRLRSDGSRGHSLTLPQIPTSLPLVNTTRHQCGGYLPIQMNGQEVYKFAVREVPAILKELLEQTETTPDQLDWLLLHQANQRILDAVADRFSIPHSKVLSNLANYGNTSASTIPLMLDEAVRDGRVAPGHLLASSGFGAGLSWGAALLRWQGPA; encoded by the coding sequence ATGGCTCTGGTCGCAAGTGGCAGCGCCCAGGCGAACCAAACCATCAGCAATGCTGCCCTAAGCGAGCGGGTGCAGACCAGTGACGAATGGATTCGCACCCGCACCGGAATCCAGTCTCGGCGCGTCAGCACCCCGGACGAATCTCTGAACGATCTCGCTGTTCGTGCTGGGCAACAGGCTCTAGCGATGGCCCAGTGGGAGCCAGACAGCCTGGACCTGGTGTTACTTGCCACCTCCACCCCTGACGACCTGTTTGGATCTGCACCAAGGGTTCAGGCCGGATTGAAAGCGCGCAATGCCGTTGCCTTTGACCTCACAGCGGCCTGCAGCGGCTTTCTTTTCGCACTCGTGACAGCCGCCCAGTACCTACGCACAGGCGCCATGCAGCGGGTGCTGGTAATCGGCGCCGACCAGTTGAGCCGCTTTGTCGACTGGGACGACAGGAGCACCTGTGTGCTCTTCGGTGATGGTGCTGGAGCCGTTGCCCTCGAAGCCACCTCTACAGAGGCCGACGGATTACTGGGTTTCCGGTTGCGCAGCGACGGCAGCCGCGGCCATTCCCTGACCTTGCCGCAGATCCCCACCAGTCTTCCCTTGGTCAACACCACTCGCCATCAATGCGGTGGCTACCTGCCGATTCAGATGAATGGACAAGAGGTCTACAAATTTGCCGTGCGCGAAGTGCCAGCCATCCTCAAAGAGCTACTAGAGCAAACAGAAACAACCCCGGACCAACTGGACTGGCTTCTGCTTCATCAAGCCAACCAGCGCATTTTGGATGCCGTGGCGGATCGCTTTTCCATCCCGCACTCCAAAGTCTTAAGCAACTTGGCGAACTACGGCAACACCTCGGCCTCCACGATCCCGCTCATGCTTGACGAAGCCGTGCGCGACGGCCGCGTGGCCCCTGGTCACCTTTTAGCGAGTAGTGGCTTTGGAGCTGGCCTCAGCTGGGGAGCCGCATTGTTGCGTTGGCAAGGTCCCGCCTAG
- the fabD gene encoding ACP S-malonyltransferase, with product MTIAWVFPGQGSQKSGMAAPVLTLPGAEERFALASRLLGRDLLAICQGEADAQADPADLNDTRNTQPALFVVESLIVDELRRQEREPAFVAGHSLGELVALYAAGVFDVSTGLALMQRRSELMAAAGGGAMTAVIGFDRDQLESLVNKTDGVVIANDNSAAQVVISGNPEAVKSVSEQLTCKRAIPLAVSGAFHSPLMAEAAAAFKVHLEGLAFEDARFPVLSNTDPTPCSDASQLKQRLSQQMTTGVRWRETMETLTSAGVDTLIEVGPGNVLSGLAKRGMTGVTTVQLSSSADLGR from the coding sequence ATGACGATTGCCTGGGTGTTCCCCGGACAGGGGTCTCAGAAGTCGGGCATGGCTGCGCCCGTGCTGACCCTTCCCGGAGCGGAAGAACGATTTGCACTTGCTTCCCGACTGCTTGGCAGAGATTTACTGGCGATCTGCCAAGGGGAGGCCGATGCGCAAGCCGATCCCGCTGATCTCAACGACACCCGCAACACCCAGCCAGCACTCTTCGTCGTTGAAAGCCTGATTGTGGATGAACTGCGCAGGCAGGAGCGCGAGCCAGCGTTTGTCGCTGGCCACAGCCTCGGAGAACTTGTGGCGCTGTACGCCGCCGGTGTCTTTGATGTGTCCACAGGCCTTGCCTTGATGCAGCGGCGCTCCGAGCTCATGGCAGCCGCTGGAGGAGGGGCGATGACGGCCGTCATCGGTTTTGACCGCGATCAGCTTGAAAGCCTTGTCAACAAAACAGATGGCGTGGTGATCGCCAATGACAACAGCGCTGCGCAGGTCGTGATCTCAGGGAACCCTGAAGCTGTGAAAAGCGTGAGTGAGCAACTCACCTGCAAGCGCGCAATTCCCCTCGCCGTCTCCGGAGCTTTCCACTCTCCCTTGATGGCAGAAGCGGCTGCGGCCTTCAAGGTCCACCTGGAAGGCCTGGCTTTCGAAGATGCTCGCTTCCCTGTGCTGAGCAACACCGATCCAACCCCCTGCAGCGACGCCTCTCAATTGAAGCAACGCTTGTCTCAGCAGATGACCACGGGCGTTCGCTGGAGAGAAACCATGGAGACGCTGACATCAGCGGGGGTCGACACTTTGATCGAAGTGGGGCCTGGAAATGTGCTCAGTGGCCTAGCCAAAAGGGGCATGACGGGTGTCACAACCGTCCAGCTTTCAAGCTCTGCTGATTTAGGTCGCTAA
- a CDS encoding 1-acyl-sn-glycerol-3-phosphate acyltransferase gives MPPLVPSPSDGSAVVTSVTPKPSLMYQLVSYLLVFPVFRGLLRGHTSGNALVPLQGPLVVVANHGSHLDPPFLGHALGRPVAFMAKAELFRIPILGSIIRACGAYPVKRGASDREAIRTATARLDEGWAIGVFLDGTRQSDGRVNQPRPGAALLAARSGAPLLPVAIINSHRVLGTGRGWPRLLPVALRIGEPIPAPTGRKKPELEATTRELQRRINALIDQGVGNP, from the coding sequence ATGCCCCCTCTTGTGCCAAGCCCGAGCGACGGCTCTGCTGTTGTGACGTCCGTCACGCCAAAACCGAGCCTGATGTACCAGCTCGTGAGCTACTTGCTTGTGTTTCCTGTCTTTCGAGGTCTCTTAAGAGGGCACACCAGTGGCAACGCCTTGGTGCCGCTTCAAGGCCCCTTGGTTGTAGTCGCAAATCACGGATCCCATCTCGACCCACCATTCCTTGGCCACGCACTGGGCCGTCCTGTTGCGTTCATGGCCAAAGCCGAACTGTTCCGAATTCCAATCTTGGGGAGCATTATCCGCGCCTGCGGCGCTTACCCGGTGAAACGGGGAGCAAGTGATCGAGAAGCGATCCGTACAGCAACGGCTCGACTTGATGAGGGCTGGGCGATCGGTGTCTTTCTTGATGGCACGCGCCAATCGGACGGCCGCGTCAATCAACCAAGACCAGGTGCAGCCTTGCTTGCTGCGCGCAGTGGAGCGCCCCTTCTCCCTGTGGCAATCATCAACAGCCATCGAGTCCTCGGCACAGGGAGGGGCTGGCCAAGGCTTCTTCCCGTTGCCCTTCGCATCGGAGAGCCAATCCCTGCGCCAACCGGTCGGAAAAAGCCTGAGCTAGAGGCCACCACCCGTGAGCTTCAGCGGCGAATTAATGCCTTAATCGATCAAGGCGTGGGAAATCCCTGA
- a CDS encoding YdcF family protein, producing the protein MAPGWRSSLVVLAALVWASTAGPLKPFREAISTVEPPQRILVLGGDLDRERVGLRLAQQLELPLVVSGGSNPEYAQWLLRDAGMDQSRVVLDYRAKDTFTNFTSLVDDLKRDGVRHVYLVTSEDHLPRAMTVGRLVAGSRGIRLTGVPVACQPSCRKETLGKRLGDGIRALTWVITGRDLKPWALRNWPQGFPTP; encoded by the coding sequence ATGGCCCCAGGTTGGCGCTCCTCGCTAGTCGTCCTTGCTGCTCTGGTGTGGGCCAGCACTGCGGGCCCTTTAAAGCCATTCCGTGAGGCCATCTCAACGGTTGAGCCTCCGCAACGCATCCTCGTACTGGGTGGAGATCTCGATCGCGAACGGGTAGGACTGCGCTTGGCGCAGCAGTTGGAGCTTCCTTTGGTGGTAAGTGGCGGCAGTAATCCGGAGTATGCGCAATGGCTTTTACGGGATGCGGGGATGGACCAAAGCCGGGTTGTGCTCGATTACAGAGCCAAAGACACCTTCACGAATTTCACATCTTTGGTGGATGACTTGAAACGCGATGGTGTGAGGCACGTCTATCTGGTGACGAGCGAAGATCATTTGCCCCGTGCCATGACCGTGGGACGGCTGGTGGCGGGAAGCCGAGGAATTCGTCTCACTGGGGTGCCCGTTGCTTGTCAACCTTCCTGCCGGAAGGAGACGTTAGGCAAGCGCTTGGGTGATGGGATCAGAGCGCTGACCTGGGTCATCACAGGTCGAGATCTCAAGCCTTGGGCTCTTCGGAATTGGCCTCAGGGATTTCCCACGCCTTGA
- the tsaB gene encoding tRNA (adenosine(37)-N6)-threonylcarbamoyltransferase complex dimerization subunit type 1 TsaB, which translates to MSRWLLAMHSSSETLGLAVCDAEAPAGGTRILSRPMGRQLTNGLISAVEEVLPRAEWASIGRLAVSTGPGGFTGTRLTVVMARTLAQQLGCPLHGESSFALMAARLSVALPASQALEPFSIVQTLPRRGRVAGRYRLRSNSDPVEELERPRLLREDEDPSPALTMELDVASDVQHLLELCCQWDLEDTPGPWEPVLPIYPTSPVGPV; encoded by the coding sequence ATGAGTCGTTGGCTGCTGGCTATGCATAGCTCGAGTGAAACCCTTGGCCTTGCCGTTTGCGACGCTGAAGCCCCCGCTGGGGGAACTCGCATCCTGTCTCGCCCGATGGGACGTCAGCTCACGAATGGTTTGATTTCTGCTGTCGAGGAAGTGCTCCCTCGCGCGGAATGGGCTTCGATTGGCCGTTTGGCAGTGAGTACAGGTCCGGGAGGGTTCACGGGGACTCGCTTGACCGTGGTGATGGCACGCACTCTGGCCCAGCAGTTGGGGTGCCCTCTCCATGGTGAGAGCAGTTTCGCTTTGATGGCCGCACGCTTATCCGTGGCCTTGCCGGCTAGTCAGGCATTGGAGCCGTTCTCGATTGTGCAGACCCTTCCCCGTCGGGGTCGCGTAGCTGGGCGCTACCGCCTGCGTTCAAATTCAGATCCTGTGGAGGAGCTGGAACGTCCGCGTCTACTCAGAGAGGACGAGGACCCATCTCCTGCGTTGACCATGGAGCTTGATGTTGCGTCGGATGTGCAGCATCTGCTTGAGCTTTGTTGCCAATGGGATCTGGAGGACACTCCTGGCCCATGGGAGCCTGTTCTGCCCATCTACCCCACATCGCCTGTGGGACCCGTCTAA
- a CDS encoding Ycf34 family protein yields the protein MCICVNCRWVDRCQAYHAVERQHGVAHLTNNPDVSPQDPRIHISLHDLSGGGVGVEWDVRACASFEADDGRWQRLRPEQELPR from the coding sequence ATGTGCATCTGCGTGAATTGCCGCTGGGTGGATCGTTGTCAGGCCTATCACGCGGTGGAACGTCAGCATGGTGTGGCTCACCTCACTAACAACCCTGACGTGAGTCCCCAAGATCCACGCATTCATATCAGTCTTCATGACCTCAGCGGGGGTGGCGTTGGCGTGGAATGGGATGTGCGAGCTTGCGCCAGCTTTGAGGCTGATGACGGACGATGGCAGCGATTGCGTCCTGAGCAGGAGTTGCCTCGATGA
- a CDS encoding CCA tRNA nucleotidyltransferase, whose translation MARQLMTRLQPERWPIPLDRLPAGTVLVGGAVRDGLLNRLPDHPDLDMVVPADALEQVRKLSREFGGACVVLDRERDMARLVLGSWTIDLARQDGDDLTADLLRRDYRINAIALTLTPDPKLLDPSGGLADLRARRITAVNEQNLLNDPLRLLRALRLAAELSMTIDETTLEMIARHRHLLPKVAPERIQAEVLKLVQANSADQAIHLLHSLQLIAPWCSDQPQRTFNADALTKQEQQLALPLARLTQLLSDQGVNELRFSRKQIQRSKRLRRWWMRDQQQGADTLNERERLILHQELEEDLPAFTLAWPMEQQREWLSRWRDQEDKLFHPSAPLNGRTLQTKLGLPPGPRLGELIDHLCLEQAFGRIRSQDDAIQCARAWIHKPL comes from the coding sequence ATGGCGCGTCAACTTATGACACGGCTGCAGCCGGAACGCTGGCCGATCCCACTCGACCGCCTACCCGCAGGGACGGTGCTGGTAGGCGGAGCCGTCCGTGACGGATTGCTGAACCGTTTGCCAGACCATCCAGATCTGGACATGGTGGTTCCAGCGGATGCGCTGGAACAGGTCCGCAAACTGTCTCGAGAGTTCGGTGGCGCCTGCGTGGTGCTCGATCGTGAAAGAGATATGGCCCGCCTGGTGCTGGGGAGCTGGACCATCGATCTTGCAAGACAAGACGGTGATGACCTCACCGCTGATCTCTTGCGACGTGATTATCGAATCAACGCGATTGCTCTCACCCTCACTCCTGACCCAAAGCTCTTGGATCCCAGCGGCGGTCTTGCTGATCTACGCGCTCGACGCATCACTGCTGTCAACGAACAGAACCTGCTGAATGATCCCCTCCGGCTGTTGAGAGCCCTAAGACTGGCTGCCGAGCTCTCGATGACGATTGACGAGACCACTCTTGAGATGATTGCCCGCCATCGCCACCTCTTACCCAAAGTGGCACCAGAGCGCATTCAGGCTGAAGTTCTGAAGCTGGTTCAAGCCAACAGCGCCGATCAGGCGATCCATTTGCTGCACTCGTTGCAATTGATCGCGCCATGGTGCTCCGATCAACCGCAAAGAACGTTCAACGCAGACGCATTGACAAAACAAGAACAACAACTCGCCTTGCCACTCGCACGCTTAACGCAGTTGCTCAGCGATCAAGGCGTGAACGAATTGCGGTTCAGCCGGAAGCAAATCCAACGCAGTAAGCGACTGCGGAGGTGGTGGATGCGAGATCAACAGCAAGGCGCCGACACTCTGAATGAGAGGGAGCGATTAATCCTGCATCAAGAGCTTGAAGAAGATCTTCCTGCGTTCACACTGGCTTGGCCCATGGAGCAACAAAGGGAATGGCTGAGTCGGTGGCGTGATCAGGAAGACAAACTATTTCATCCCAGTGCACCACTCAATGGTCGAACATTGCAGACGAAGCTTGGCTTGCCTCCAGGGCCCCGATTAGGGGAACTCATTGATCATCTTTGCCTGGAACAAGCCTTTGGTCGAATTCGCAGCCAAGACGACGCCATTCAGTGCGCGCGCGCCTGGATTCACAAGCCGCTGTGA
- a CDS encoding RNA-binding protein, which produces MSVRLYIGNLPQTFEAKELETQLTSVGEGIRFKTVLDRETGACRGFGFANVDDEKVADALIEQFNGKDFNGNTLRVERSERRESNAGGAGGRRGGPGGPGNAPGSARKAVNKVVHSDAKAESAPDPRWAGELSKLKDLLADQKTTV; this is translated from the coding sequence ATGAGCGTGCGTCTTTACATCGGCAACTTGCCGCAAACCTTTGAAGCGAAAGAGTTGGAAACCCAACTCACCAGCGTGGGAGAGGGAATCCGCTTCAAGACCGTTCTCGATCGAGAAACGGGCGCATGCCGCGGCTTTGGTTTCGCCAATGTCGACGATGAAAAAGTTGCTGATGCTTTGATCGAGCAATTCAACGGCAAGGACTTCAATGGCAACACCCTGCGCGTAGAACGCTCTGAACGACGCGAGAGCAACGCAGGTGGCGCAGGTGGTCGCCGTGGTGGCCCCGGCGGCCCTGGCAACGCCCCAGGCTCAGCACGCAAGGCCGTGAACAAAGTGGTTCACAGCGACGCCAAAGCCGAATCAGCCCCAGACCCACGCTGGGCCGGAGAATTATCCAAACTTAAGGATTTACTCGCGGATCAGAAAACAACAGTCTGA
- a CDS encoding phytoene synthase translates to MTLAASDLDAAFEACRSETAEWAKTFYLGTLLLPLEKRRAIWAIYVWCRRTDELMDSEEAQSHSVDELAERLNRWEEKTRALFNGHVVDDLDAVMLDTLQKFPQDIQPYLDMIEGQRMDLSWTRYPTFEDLKLYCYRVAGTVGLMTQGVMGVDEAYTSAPWSECPDPSDAAVALGIANQLTNILRDVGEDRSRGRIYLPQEDLRHFGVSEDDLLAGRINEAWIELMTFQLSRAREWFVRSEAGVRWLSADARWPVWTSLRLYRGILDAIERNNYDVFNQRAFVGKLGKALELPRCFVIAQSR, encoded by the coding sequence ATGACTCTCGCAGCTTCGGATCTCGATGCTGCCTTCGAGGCCTGTCGCTCTGAGACGGCCGAGTGGGCAAAGACATTTTATTTGGGCACTTTGTTGCTGCCGCTTGAGAAGAGACGTGCGATTTGGGCCATTTACGTCTGGTGTCGACGAACCGACGAGCTTATGGATAGCGAGGAGGCTCAATCACATTCTGTTGATGAGCTTGCCGAGCGACTCAATCGTTGGGAAGAAAAAACCAGAGCACTTTTTAACGGCCATGTCGTAGATGATCTAGATGCGGTGATGCTCGACACCTTGCAAAAGTTTCCGCAGGATATTCAGCCTTACCTCGACATGATCGAAGGACAGCGGATGGATTTATCTTGGACTCGCTATCCCACTTTTGAAGATTTAAAGCTTTACTGCTACCGCGTGGCTGGAACAGTTGGCTTGATGACCCAGGGGGTCATGGGAGTCGACGAGGCGTATACATCTGCTCCATGGAGTGAATGCCCTGACCCCTCCGATGCAGCCGTTGCTTTGGGGATTGCGAATCAACTCACCAATATTCTCCGCGACGTAGGAGAAGATCGTTCGCGCGGGCGAATCTATCTTCCCCAAGAAGATCTGCGCCACTTTGGAGTGAGTGAAGATGATCTCTTGGCTGGAAGGATCAACGAGGCCTGGATTGAGCTGATGACGTTTCAACTGTCCCGTGCCAGGGAATGGTTTGTCCGCTCAGAAGCTGGAGTGCGTTGGTTGTCTGCCGATGCGCGCTGGCCTGTTTGGACTTCTCTTCGACTTTATAGAGGAATCCTGGACGCAATAGAACGCAATAACTATGACGTCTTTAATCAACGTGCTTTTGTGGGTAAATTAGGTAAAGCCCTCGAACTTCCGAGATGCTTTGTGATCGCTCAGTCCCGCTAA